The window AAAAAGAATGTTAATAAGGATGTTGTATATTATTTTCCACATGCCATCTTATCTGCTTTTTCTGTTAGAAGTATAAGTTCATTTTCAAGTTTTACCCTTTTTGCTTCTATCTCTTGAGCACTTGCATCTTTACTCACATAGATCGGATCTCCCCAGAGAAAAGATATTTTTGAAAAAGGGTAGGGAACGATGAAACTATCCCAGGATTTAAAAGTTATTTTTTTACCTGCGCTATAGGTTATTGGCAATGTAGCTTTTCCTGTTAATTTAGAGAGCTCTATAATACCCCTTTTTACTTTATATTTTGGGCCCTTTGGTCCATCAGGGGTTATAGCAATATCAAAACCATGTTTTAAATTAAATAAAATCTCCCTTAGAGATGATACACTCCCTTTTCTGTATGAACCTCTTATTGTACCTAATTTGAAAAAATTAATAACCTTAGCGATAAACTCCCCATCCCTATGTCTGCTTATAAGAACCTTGCCCTTTCCTCTTTTGTTAGCAAAAGGCATCATCAGGAGCCTTCCATGCCAGAAACAGACGATGAAGTTTTCACCTTTTTCCCACTTATCGAGAATAGATTCTCTGTTTATATGTTCTGTTCTGGAGGTAGTCTTAAGGAATATTAGAAAGATATAAATTAATGGAGGTAGCATGTGGAGCATAAGAAAATATTTAATTTCTTTAAGCATTCAAATCCTTTTGCTAATTTTTATAATTCTTTTTTGCGGTGCCTCTCTGAACTGTAACTCATAAAGTTTTTTATAAGGCCCATCAATATCAATTAGTTCTCGGTGCGTGCCTTCCTGTACTATAGTGCCTTCTTCAAGGACAACTATCCTATTTGCATTAATAACAGTGGAGAGTCTGTGAGCAATAATGATTGTAGTTCTTCCCTTCATTAAATTTTCAATGGCTTTTTGGACCTCTGCCTCTGATGACACGTCGAGAGAACTTGTTGCTTCGTCGAGAATAAGAACAGGAGCATTTTTATATAGGGCCCTTGCTATGGCAATTCTTTGTTTCTGACCGCCTGAAAGACGTATCCCTTTTTCTCCAACTATTGTGTCATAACCTTTTGATAATCTAATTATAAAGTCGTGGGCATAAGCCATATTGGCTGCCATTTCCAACATTTCTTTATTTTGTTCCAGACCGTAGGCTATGTTGTTTTTTATAGAATCATTGAAAAGTATTACATCCTGTGTTACAAGGGCAATGTTTTTTCTAAGGGAACTTAAAGTTACATCTCTTATATCAATATCATCAACAGCCACAGACCCGGTAGCTACATCATAGAATCTTGGAATGAGATTAACAAGCGTTGTTTTACCCACTCCGCTTTCTCCTACCACAGCCACAACCTCGTTTTTGTTGATTTTCAGATTTATGTTTTTTAGAATCATTCTATCTTCATATTTAAAGAAGACATTTTTAAATTCAATAATTCCCTGGACATTTTTGAGTTCCATTGCGTCTTGTTTCTCCAGTATTTCCGGTTCTCTATCAATGATTTCAAATACCCTCTGGCTTGCAGCCAATCCCTGCTGTATATTGTGGTTTTCTTTATTTAATCTTTTTATTGGTTCGTATAACATTAATAATGCTGCCGTGAAAGAGAAGAAGTTCCCTGGTGTGGAGCTTCCAGATATAACCTCTCGTCCTCCATACCAGATTATAATACCAATGGCGATGCCGCCAAGGACTTCCATGATAGGGTGGGATAAGGCCCTTACCTTATATCGCTTTAAATTGATGAGAAAGAGGATTTCATTTTCTTCCTGGAATCTTCTGTTTTCATATTCTTCCATTGAGAAGGCCTTTACGATCCTCTGGCCTGTAATGGTTTCATGGAGAAAATTGGTAAGCCTTGCTATCGATTTCTGTGTTTTTGTGCTAATCTTTCTGAGTTTTTTCCCGAACGCCACTATAGGGTATGTTGCAAATGGCAGTACAATGAAGGCAATTATGGCAAGTTTCCAATCTCTGTATAAAACAACAAAGATAAGCCCTACTATGGTAAATGCATCTTTAAGTATTGCGGTAAAGGCTTCGGAAACGGTGCCCTGGATGAGTGTCACATCGTTCATTATCCTTGAAATGCTCACGCCAGTTGGCGTTTTGTCAAAGAATGAAAGGGGTTGTTTTTGCAGACAAACAAAAATGAGGTTCCTGATGTCGGTTATTACTTTTTGTCCCACATATCCCATCAGATATGCCTGTAGATATTCGAAAACCCCCTTTAAAAGATATAGAAGTATTATCCCGAATGGTATTAAATAGAGCATGGATGCATTCTTTTCAAAGAATATTTTATCCAGAACAGGTTTAACGATAAAGGCAGTCAGACCATTTGTAGCAGCCACAAGGGACATAAATATCATGGCAAAGAGAAGCTTTGTCCAGTAAGGTTTCAAAAACTTAAGCAGTCTAAGATATAGTGCCATAAGTGTGCTCTAAAAATTCTATAATAGTATCTTTTGCTCGCTGGTAAGAATTAAATGTACCCAATTTTGCCTTTATCTCATCCATTTCTTTTTTTATATCCTTCCTACCATTTTTTAACATATATATTGCTTTTTCTGCAATCATTTTTGGATTTACGTGCTGGATAAATTCTGGGAAGACCTCTTTCTCTGCTATGATATTCGGAAGGCTAACATATTTTACTTTTACAAGTGCCTTCCCTACAAGGTATGATATTGGCGAAACCTTATAGACCACTATTGTTGGTACACCTAGGATAGCGGCTTCTAAGGTTGCGCTACCAGATGCAACAAGGGCGATATCAGAATAGAAAAGGGCATCGTAGGAAAGTCCTTTCAGGGGGATTATTTTTTTCTGTTCTTTTTGGAATTTTTCTATAATGCGGTAGTCTATATTTTCAGCTAAGGGCAAAAGTATTGTCAGTTCATCGAGATCATTTTCCAGCTTTTTAATAACTTTTAAAAATATTGGCATATGTTTTATTATTTCGTTATCTCTGCTTCCTGGCATTATAGTTATAATGGGGATGTTTTCTTTAATACCTATTTTTTTTAGAAAATCTGGCTTAGAATGTGAGGGCTTAACTGTATTTAAAAAAGGGTGTCCTATATATGTTGCATCAATGCCGTATTCATCGTAAAGCTTTTTCTCAAAGGGTAGAATACATATCACTTTGTCAACTGATTTTTTTATCTGGTTTATACGTTTTTTTCTCCATGCCCAGATTTGGGGTGGGATAAAATATATAATCGGTATGTTCTGTTTTTTTGCAAATTTTGCAATCTTCAGATTGAAACCGGGAAAATCAACCAATATCAATAGAGAGGGGTGTACTTCCATTATATGCTTCTTTAAAGTTTTATAGGCATTCCAGATGTGTTTTGACTTTGAAATAATTTCACTTAACCCCGTGAGGGATATATTTTTATAGTCGTAAATAACCTCACATCCTGCTTCTTCAAGTTTTTTGCTGCCAATCCCGCTGAATTTTACATCTAACGATTCATTCATTGCTTTAATAAGATGAGAAGCGTGGATTTCACCTGAAAGCTCACCGGTTACAATAACTATTTTTTTATTAAATTGATTAGAGAGATTTACTTTCTGCAATGTATTGTTTAATCTGATTGGCAAGGACGAGAGCATTTAATCCATCCTCACCTATAATGCTTGGATTTTTCGCCCCTCTTATTGAATCTACGAACTCCATTAGCTCAAGTTTTACAGAATCTATTTTTTCTGCTGCATATTCTGTGGTTTCAATCTTCCCTTTTTTGTTTTTCTTAGTCATTGTTAATTTACCATTTAACAAATCTATTATAAGGTATCTGTCTTTTTCAAATACCGTTAAAGTTCTTTCTTTTGTTGTTGATATTCTACTTGCCGTAAGGTGAGCAACACAACCACCGGTAAACTCTATCCGGGCATTTACTACGTCTAATTTATCTGTAACAAGGGGTATGCCTTGTGCCCTTACCTCTCTAATATTTTCTTTTACGAGGGAGAGTATTAAGTCTATGTCATGGATCATAAGGTCAAGCACTACATCGATATCTGTGGACCTTCCAGTAAACATGCTTATCCTACGAGCCTCTATGAATAAAGGTTTTTTAATGAATGGAATAGCCCTGGTATATACGGGGTTGAATCTTTCCAGATGTCCTACCTGTAATATTAATCCCTTTTTATTTGCAATCTCTATGAGCTTACTTGCTTCTGCAGGCTTTGAGGTAATGGGTTTCTCAATGAAAACGTGGGTACCATTTTCTAAAAATATTTTTGCAATCTTGTAGTGTGTTTCCGTGGGAGTTGTAATGATAACTCCATTTAAAAATGGAAGGATTTTCCTGTAATTGGTAAAGAATGGTATATGATTT is drawn from Pseudomonadota bacterium and contains these coding sequences:
- a CDS encoding lysophospholipid acyltransferase family protein, with amino-acid sequence MLKEIKYFLMLHMLPPLIYIFLIFLKTTSRTEHINRESILDKWEKGENFIVCFWHGRLLMMPFANKRGKGKVLISRHRDGEFIAKVINFFKLGTIRGSYRKGSVSSLREILFNLKHGFDIAITPDGPKGPKYKVKRGIIELSKLTGKATLPITYSAGKKITFKSWDSFIVPYPFSKISFLWGDPIYVSKDASAQEIEAKRVKLENELILLTEKADKMACGK
- the msbA gene encoding lipid A export permease/ATP-binding protein MsbA: MALYLRLLKFLKPYWTKLLFAMIFMSLVAATNGLTAFIVKPVLDKIFFEKNASMLYLIPFGIILLYLLKGVFEYLQAYLMGYVGQKVITDIRNLIFVCLQKQPLSFFDKTPTGVSISRIMNDVTLIQGTVSEAFTAILKDAFTIVGLIFVVLYRDWKLAIIAFIVLPFATYPIVAFGKKLRKISTKTQKSIARLTNFLHETITGQRIVKAFSMEEYENRRFQEENEILFLINLKRYKVRALSHPIMEVLGGIAIGIIIWYGGREVISGSSTPGNFFSFTAALLMLYEPIKRLNKENHNIQQGLAASQRVFEIIDREPEILEKQDAMELKNVQGIIEFKNVFFKYEDRMILKNINLKINKNEVVAVVGESGVGKTTLVNLIPRFYDVATGSVAVDDIDIRDVTLSSLRKNIALVTQDVILFNDSIKNNIAYGLEQNKEMLEMAANMAYAHDFIIRLSKGYDTIVGEKGIRLSGGQKQRIAIARALYKNAPVLILDEATSSLDVSSEAEVQKAIENLMKGRTTIIIAHRLSTVINANRIVVLEEGTIVQEGTHRELIDIDGPYKKLYELQFREAPQKRIIKISKRI
- the lpxB gene encoding lipid-A-disaccharide synthase produces the protein MQKVNLSNQFNKKIVIVTGELSGEIHASHLIKAMNESLDVKFSGIGSKKLEEAGCEVIYDYKNISLTGLSEIISKSKHIWNAYKTLKKHIMEVHPSLLILVDFPGFNLKIAKFAKKQNIPIIYFIPPQIWAWRKKRINQIKKSVDKVICILPFEKKLYDEYGIDATYIGHPFLNTVKPSHSKPDFLKKIGIKENIPIITIMPGSRDNEIIKHMPIFLKVIKKLENDLDELTILLPLAENIDYRIIEKFQKEQKKIIPLKGLSYDALFYSDIALVASGSATLEAAILGVPTIVVYKVSPISYLVGKALVKVKYVSLPNIIAEKEVFPEFIQHVNPKMIAEKAIYMLKNGRKDIKKEMDEIKAKLGTFNSYQRAKDTIIEFLEHTYGTIS
- a CDS encoding Gfo/Idh/MocA family oxidoreductase, translated to MAIVGAGHMGRIHLEKLKTIKNVQITGIVDIKKQLAGGVSEKNHIPFFTNYRKILPFLNGVIITTPTETHYKIAKIFLENGTHVFIEKPITSKPAEASKLIEIANKKGLILQVGHLERFNPVYTRAIPFIKKPLFIEARRISMFTGRSTDIDVVLDLMIHDIDLILSLVKENIREVRAQGIPLVTDKLDVVNARIEFTGGCVAHLTASRISTTKERTLTVFEKDRYLIIDLLNGKLTMTKKNKKGKIETTEYAAEKIDSVKLELMEFVDSIRGAKNPSIIGEDGLNALVLANQIKQYIAESKSL